The Stieleria maiorica genome includes the window TGTGGATTCGTTCGATCCGAAACCGAAGCTGGAACAACTGCACGGGCAACCGATGCCGGTGCAAGTGGAACGGACTCAGTTCAACCGCAACGGCAACGTGATGGCCAGCCCTTTCAAGTTCACGCCGCGGGGTGATTCGGGGATGCCGATTAGCGACCTGTTTCCCGAAATTGCTTCGGTCGCCGACGAGTTGGCCGTCGTGCGTTCGATGACCACGCCCGTCAATGAACACGCCCAAGGCAACTTCGTGATGCACTCGGGATTTCCGTTCATGGGGCATCCCAGCGCGGGCGCTTGGTGTTCCTATGGTTTAGGAAGCGAGAACGAGAATCTGCCAGGGTTTGTGGTGCTGCAAAGCGGCAGTGCGATCGTGCCCCACGGCGGCCTGAGTTTGTTCAGCAGCGGGTTTTTGCCCGCACAACACCAGGGATCGATTCTGAAGGCCGACAAAGTTGAAGCGATCCGTAACATTCGCCCACGCGGACTGCAAGACGACCAGCAGCGGCGGATGGAGTTTGCCAAGTCGTTCGATGAACAATTCCTAAGCGATACCGGTGGGGACGCGCAGGTCGAAGCAGCGATCGAGAATTACGAAACGGCGTTCCGCATGCAGACATCGGTTCCAGAGCTTTGTGACATTTCTGGCGAGAGCGATTTGACTCGACGCCAATACGGGTTGGATTCCAGCGATCCAGAAAAGGCGGCGTATGCACGGCAGTGTTTGCTTGCGCGACGCTTGGTGGAACGCGGCGTCCGGTTCGTCGAACTGAGTTGCTTGACCAAGGGGATCGGCGCCGGCGGCGCGGCCAACCCCTGGGACCAGCATGGAGATTTGGAGAAAGGTCACCGGGCGATGGGATTTCAAGTCGACCAACCGATCGCGGCCTTGATCAAGGACTTGCGGGCGCGCGGATTGCTGGAGGAAACGTTGATCGTTTGGGCGGGAGAGTTTGGACGGACGCCGTTTTCACAAGGAAGCAACGGACGCGATCACAACCCCCAAGGGTTTAGCGTCTGGTTGGCCGGCGGCGGGGTCAAGGGCGGGACGATCTATGGTGCGACCGATGAACTGGGCTATCACGCCGTCGAAAACGCTTGCACGGTCTATGACCTGTGGGCCACTGTGTTGCATCTATTGGGCGTCGACCACGAGAAACTGACCTATCGCTACAGCGGACGTGACATGCGGTTGACCGACGTTTTCGGCAACGTCCTCACCGATATCCTCAGCTAAAGCAATCGTACGACGTCCGTCCGAGGTCGTCGCACCGAGCCCCACGGACGACGCCCCGGAACGGTCCAGCGTACCGTGAAGAGAGACCGACCTGCGCCGGGTGGTCCTTGAAAGAATCTCGCGCGAGACTACTTCCCAAAGGTGCTTTGGATCAGCACCATCATTTCGCCCTGGTTATCGGTCGGATCAAGGTCGAACATCTTTAAGAAGAACCGTCCTGAATTGTCCGCGACGAAATCGCCGCCGTTTTTGACGACGAAGGGCTTGGCCGTTTCCAGATCACCTGGCGTGGATGCGATGACCCCGATCAGTGTGCCCAGCTTGATGCGGGAATCACGCGGTTTCATCTTCTCGGGAATCTCCACTCCTTCTGGTCCGGTTTCCAGCACGACTTTCCAGGTGCCTTGGACTTCGACGTGCACCGGCATGCCCTTTTGCAGTTGAGCGCCGGAGTCCTGCCAGCCCGAATTCGCCTCGACGCGGACCAGTTGACGATCCCGCATCGACTGCATCTGCAGCATGCGTTTCACGCCCGCTTCGGCTTCGGGGTACTTGGGGACAAGCCGCGACATCGCCTCAAAGACTTCACGAGCCTTGTCGTATTGCTTCTTGCGTTCGTATTCCCCGGCCAACTTTTCCGCTTTAACGATGAACTCCTTGTGCAGCGAGAGCAGTTCGGGATCGCTGGGGAGATCCGGCTGATTCTTCGCCGCATCTTTGACTGCCTGGTCCATCCGCCGCTGCAGTTGTTGTTGCTGCTGTTGAAAGCGTTTCAGGTTCGCATTTTGAGCGAAAACGGATTGCTGGAAATCAATCGCCAGGCAGGCGGCGAGGACGATAAACAGGAGAGGGATTCGAAGCATGGTCTGAGAAGGCTTTCGTGACGGCGTCTTGCGGGGGCATTCCAAGGGTAGCTTTAGAACGTGTAAACCGAGCATTTGTCATTCGAAAACCGGAAAACACCGCAAATTGTCGAACCGCAGTCTCAGCTGTTCCCCCAAGAAAGCGTCGCGCCTGGCCCTGGGGAGCAACGTTCGGCCGCCTGCGGCGGCGTGGAGAACAATTGAGACAATGGTTCTACACTGTCGAACCGCTGTCTCAGCTGTTCCCCCAAGGAAGCGTCGCGCCCGGCCCTGGGGAGCAACGCTCGGCCGCCTGCGGCGGCGTGGAGAACAATTGAGACAATGGTTCCACACTGTCGAACCGCAGTCTCAGCTGTTCCCCCAAGAAAGCGTCGCGCCTGGCCCTGGGGAGCAACGCTCGGCCGCCTGCGGCGGCGTGGAGAACAATTGAGACAATGGTTCTACACTGTAGGACCGCTGTCGGACGCGACCACCCGGAGAAGCGGGAAGTCGTTGCTAAGAATCGACAACATTTCCCGCAGGAACGCGGCGTTGATCGGGAATGCGACGCTGTCACCGGCGGCGGGGCGGGGGTGTCGCGGAGACGGTTGGGGGCGTATAACGTTCGCGTTTCTGATCTCGATTTCCCCGATCTCCCCAGCGATACAAAAGTCCTCCGATGCCACGCGTTAAACCGTTTCGTGCCGTTCGCCCCACTGCGGAAAAGGCCGCTCAGGTCGCCAGCGTTCCCTACGATGTCGTCAATCGCGAGGAAGCGGCCTCGCTCGCCGAAGGCAACGCCGATTCGTTCTTGCACGTGGTCCGCCCCGATATCGACTTGCCGGCCGATACGGATCCCTATGCCGATGAGATCTACGCCAAGGCCGCCGAAAACCTGCAGCGGTTGGTCGGCGACGGAGTGCTGCAACAGGATGACGCGGAAGCCGTGTTTCTGTACCGCCAGATCATGAACGGCAAAAGCCAGGTCGGCGTCGTGTGCTGCTGTCACGTCGAGGACTATGAAAACAATCTGATCTTGAAGCATGAGTTCACGCGACCGGCCAAGGAAGACGATCGGACGCGACACGTGATGACGTTGAACGCCCACGCCGGACCGGTCTTTTTGACCTATCGCGACAACCCCGATTTGAACGGGTTGGTCGCTGCCGCGATCCGCGAAACCCCGCTGTACGATTTCACCGCCAGTGACGGGGTGCAGCACACCGTGTGGAGGATCGAGAAATCCGCCAGCTACGTCGCCGCGCTGACCGCCGTGCCGGAGTTCTACGTCGCCGACGGCCACCACCGCGCCGCGAGCGCCTGGCGCGCCGGAAAAGCTCGCCGCGAGGCCAACCCGGATCACAATGGGAACGAAGAGTACAACTGGTTCTTGACGGTGTTGTTTCCCGCGTCCCAGTTGAACATCTTGGCGTACAACCGAATCATCAAGGACCTGAACGATCAGACGCCTGATCAGATTCGTGAGCGATTGGCAGCCGTCGGCAGCCTGGAAGAAACGACGCAGCCGGTGCCCGATCGCGCCGGGACGTTTTGCGTCTACCTGGACGGCAAATGGTGGCGATTGCGAGTCCCCGCCGATTCGATCGACCACCACGATGCGATCAACAGCTTGGATGTGGCGATCTTGGAACAGCGCGTGATCCGCCCGATCTTTGGGATCGAAGATGTCCGCACCGATCCGCGAATCGATTTTGTCGGCGGGATCCGCGGGACGAAGGAGCTTGAAAAGCGGGTCGATTCGGGTGAGTGGGCATTCGCCGTTTCGATGTTCCCGACGTCGATCGAGCAATTGATGGCGGTCAGCGATGCCGGCGAAGTGATGCCGCCCAAGAGCACCTGGTTCGAGCCGAAGTTGCGGAGCGGATTGCTGACGCACCTGTTGGATTGACCGCTCTTGTGGTTCAGGGGGCTCGGCGGTTTGAGAGACGCTGAGCGACAGCCCATCGACCCTCCCTTCCAGGGAGGGTTTTCTCTTCAATTGACGCCGATTGGGCGACCGCCCGGAAGGGCCGTCGTACGGTGGGCACGGTGAAGGCGTACGGCAGACGATCTAGCCGGAAAGCGCCACTTTATACAAGAAACATCGTGCAATCGCCGTGCGAACGTAGCTACGTTCGCCAGAAGGTGGATCTCCGGCGTCTTCCACGCTCTGGAGAGCGTAGCTACATCAAGTGACGCTATCCAGCTAGAGTCCGATCATGGTGAGAAATTCGGACTCACTGATGATTTGTAGCTCCTTTCGATCGGTCAGTTGGTCCACTTTCTGACGGTCGACCTCGGACGTGCCGATCACGACGCAGTTGGTCGATTCATCGACGTCGGCCTGGTGCACGCCGCCGCCGCGGCGCGTCAGGTCGATCGCTTGATCGTTGGTGATGACTCGCAGTTGCCCCACGATGACGATCTGTTTTCCACGCAGCGGTTGAATGAACTCCGCGCGGATCGACAACCGTTGCCAATCGATCTCGGAGGGTTGGGGATCCTGAGAAACGGTCGTGGAGGATCCGTACGCTGGCGGCGCTTCGCGAGTGATGGAGCCTTGCTTCGGTTCGCCGTAGGACCTTTCGTCAAAGGGATTGGCGGGCAGCGGCAGGGACAGGCCGCTGCCGCGACGAAGGGTGCGTTTGGGGAGCCCCTTGTCGGTTTTTCGTTTGGCGGTCGATTTCTTTGGGCGGCCTTTCTTGGCGGCGTGGCTGACGCCCCACTCGCCCGCTTTCCCTCGCACGATGCGGAGTTTGTCTTCCAGGTCTTCGATCGATTCGGCCGAGCGGGCGATGCCTGCGGCCAGCAGGACTTTGGCGCACGCGCGAGAATCCTCTAGCGCGTCATGGTGCTTGAACTGGACGCCCAGCCAGTCGGCGAGCGGTTTGAGTCCGAACCGTCGGCGGTCGGGCCAGGTTTGACGCGCGATCAGCCGGGTGCAGGAGAACCGCAACTCCGGGATCGCGCAGTGGTGTCGTTGCAAGCAACCGATCAAGACGCCGATGTCGAAGGGGGCGTTGTGGGCGATCAAGCAGTCGTCGCCGAAGAAATCCCTGATCTCGTCCCAGGCGTCGCCGAAGTGGGGTTCGTGTTGAACGTCGGCCGGCTTGATTCCGTGGATGCGGATATTGCCTGGGGAGAAGAAGAACGGGTCGGGACGAATCATCCACATCCGTTCGTCGGCGATTTGGCCGTCGCGAACGACCACGGCCGCGAGTTGACAGGCGCTGTCGCGTCGTCGGTTCGCGGTTTCAAAGTCGATTGCCGTAAAGTTTGCCAGGAACGCCATGGCGAAAGTTTACGGCCAGTGGGCGAGATTTCCCAGTGGCGCGCCGGGCGTCTACCGCAGCTTCATTTGCGCGCTTGGCGATATGTCCGGAGCGTCGCCGTGTTCTCCGAACTCGGCGTGCGCGAAAAAGCGAAGCTTTGCCCGCGCCGACCTCGGAGAGGACGGCGACTGTCCGGCTTATTCGAAAACTGCGCCTCGACGGACGACTAACCTGCCATTCGCGAGATGCGGTTGCCCGGTTGAGCGATTTCGCTGGCGGTGGGGTGGTAGCGATATTGCATCAGGTAGGCGTCTTCGACGGTATCGTCATAGAAGTCACGCAGGACACTGATCGCGCGGAAACCCAGGTTCTTGAAGAACAGCTGGGCGTCCAGATTCGTCTCACGAACTTCCAGCATGATGCGGTTGCGTCGTTCGTGTGACAGTTTGCCGAACAGCTTGCTGCACATCGAGTTGCCGACGCCGTTGCGGCGTTGGTCGGGATGGACGGCGAAGTTCAGGATGTGCAACCGGTTCTTGTGCAATTCGTAGATCATGAATCCCACGATCTCGTCATCTTTCTCGGCGACCATGCCGATGCAGTTGCGTTGACGCAAGCAGCGGATGAAGTCTTCTTCGGTCCAAGCGAATTCGAAACAGTTCTGCTCGATCGCGAGGACAGACGGCATGTCGCGGCGAATCATCCAGCGGATGTGCACGCAGACCGGAGTTTCTTTGGTTTGTTTCACTTCTGGGCTCCTTTCCAGCGAGACGAAACCCGGCCACCTAATGCGGCCGGCAATCCGAAAAATGCGTCAACAAAACCAGCAAATCGTCCCGATCATCGCGTCGTTTGCCGTGTCCGGGGAAAATAGCAAACGACCCGTTACGAACCAAGACAGATTGTGAAGTCTTTCCGATTGGCGCGCTTTTCGCTCTCACTGCATGTGTTTCAGGGCGCGTGTGCCCCGCCCCGACCGGATCCCGTGACGTACCGGATCAATCATCGAGGGCGCTGCGCTCTTCCCATGGATCTACCCAAATTCAAACGCGTCGGATGGGGGGATGCTAGCGAAAAAACAAGAAACCAGAGATTATTTTTCGCTCAACTCAACTCAGCTTGCCAAAGCCCTAAGGCCGGGTTCTGGATGAAGTAGAATTCGCTGCCGTCGACGTCGGTGTGCCAGCCGTCGGTCAGCTTGCTGACGTCGTAGCGGTTCATCAACGCGTTGATGTCACCGGGCGTGTAGCCGACCGACGCGATCTCATCGGCCGATAACTTGCCGGCCCCGTAGACGACTTCGAAGCGGTTTTCGTGGGAGCCGTGCACCAGGTGGGCGGCGGCGGACGGGTTGGCGGCCAGGTCTTCGTTTTCGGCGACCAGCTGCACGATCTCGTTTTTGGTGCGGTAGCCGTACTTTCGGATCAGGCGATCGATTTCGCCGTCTTCGCCGAACTCTTCCACCGCCGGACCGAGGATGGTCAGCCGTCCGCCCGTTGCGATCGCCAGCCGGGTTCGATAGATCGCCTTGTTGCCCAGCCAGGTGCTTTTGAATTCCGACGGATCCAGGTAGGCGACGACATGTTGCGGCGGCTTTTCCAGGTGCGTGATGTTGACCTTGTAGGCCAGTTCGGCGGCCTTGAAAAAGGTTTCGTGGTCGTCGCCGATGTATAGCCCCCGCGTGTGAAGCGTTCCATCGGGCATTTGCTGGATCACGGTTAACGCATAGACGATGGGCATCCCTTTGCAGAATTCGTCTTGGGCATAATTCAGGATTTGTCGCAGCGGCGTGTCGGCCCGCCCCAAGGTCTGTTCGATGCCGTAGACGGCGCTCAAGTAGTGACTTTCGTTGATCCCTTCGACGCCGCCGGTCCCGACGAAGACGTTCTTGTTGTAGTTGGCCATCCCGATGACTTCGTGCGGGACGACTTGGCCGATGGAGAAGATCAGGTCGTGTCCGCCGTCGCGGAGCATCTTGTTGACTTGCGCTTTCCAGGGTTTGTTGTACAGCCCGCCGGTCACGTCGGAGACGAATGACGCCGGAACGGTTCCCAAGGTCACGACATCGTCTCGCCAGCGGTGGGGGCGAAACAGGTCCAACGGCACACCGGGGAACATGTGCGAAAGCTGTTCCGGTTTCATCGGGCTGTGGGTGCCCAGGGCGGGCATGATGTCGGCGACGCGCTGGCCCAGCATTTCGTGGCACAGCGCGGTGATCTCGCCGGCGCGGCTGAACAGTCGCGTGTGGTCCGGGGGCAACAGCAACGCTTTGTTCGGCTGACCGATCTTGGCAAACGTTTCTTCGAGCGCCGCTCGCAAGTCGTCGGAGGTCAGCGATGTCGATTCGCTGCCGGTTTCAAAGTAGCTGGTCATTTTTCTTCCTGGCTGCCGTGGCAATCACGGGGGATCATCCGCCCGGGGCCGTCGTTGCCGTAGTGGAGTTGAAGTGCGGCTTCGAAGTCGGCTCGCGTTTTCAGTTTAACGAGCGACAGACGAACCGTTTCGTACTGGGGATGGGACTGGCTGTATTTGATGGCGAATTTTCGCATCAACAAGGGGGCTCGGGCTTCGCCGTAGGTTTGTTCGCACAGCGCAAAGTGCTCGCGCATCACCGCGGCTTGTTGAAACAGCGTGGGCGGTTCGGGGAGCGGTTTTCCGGAGGCGAGTGCGCGGGCTTGCTGGAAGATCCAGGGGTTGCCGATCGCGCCGCGGGCGACGGTGACGCCGTCGATCCCCGTTTGATCGATCATCCGCAAGCAGTCCGCCGCCGAGAACAAATCGCCGCTGCCGAGAATCTGCATCGATCCTCCGACGTGGGATTTCACGTCGCGCAAGAATTCCCAACGACTGGGGCCGACGTAGCGTTGCACGACCGTCCGGCCGTGCACGGTGGCGGCGGCCAGGCCGGCGTCGCGTGCGCCGTCTAAGATCTCGAAAAACGCGTCGCGGGATTCCGCCGAATCGTCGATGCCGCGGCGCATTTTGACGGTGACGGGAATCTGGGGGGGAACGATGTCGCGCGTCCGCTGCAGGATCTCGATCGCCACCTCGGGTTGGGAAAGATGGAACCCGCCACGGCATCGCCCCAAGACTTTCTTCACCGGGCAGCCGAAATTGACGTCGATGATGTCGAACCCGGCTTCGACCAACTTGAGTGCCCCGAGCGAAAACTGCTCCGGTTCGGCCCCCATCAATTGGCCGCCGACGGGGTGTTCGTCCGGGTGGATGTCCAAAAAGTGCTTGGTCTTTTGGCGTTTTCCCAGTGCCAACAAAAACTGATCCAGCATCACTTCACAAACGCTGTAGCTGGCGCCATGTCGCCGCGCGATCACCCGCATGGGCAAATCGCTGTAGCCGCTCAAGGCCGCTTGGACGACCGGGAATCCGATCGCGACGTCGCCGATTTTCAATTCCCGGTACCGATTCGGGGATGCGGTCGCCGCCGCCCGATCGCCGGGAGCGACGTGTCGATCGGTGGCATGAAGGGTGCCCCCATTCAATTCCCCAAGCGGACCGGTCATGATGTTGCGTTCTCTGATAACCTTGCTGACGAACTGTAATTCTACGATAGCCCAACGAACATGAAGATCGAAACCGCCTCTTTCGGAACCGCCGACGACCAGCCGATCACCCGTTACACGCTGGTTAATTCGAGCGGTCACAAAGTCAGCGTGATGAACTACGGCGCCACGCTGTTGGACGTCGAGGTTCCCGATCGCGATGGCACCTTGGCCAACGTCAATTTAAGTTTTGATAATCTGGATCGATACGTTGCCGGCCACCCGTATTTCGGCAGCAGCGTCGGTCGGTTCTGCAACCGGATCGGCAACGCGAAATTCACGATCGATGGCACTGAGTATGCTCTGGTCGTCAATCATGGAAAACACCAACTGCACGGTGGGAACAAGAATTTTTCCTACCAGGTCTGGTCCGCCGAAACGCTGGAGCAGGACGGATCGGTGGGGGTGCGATTCCGTTTGACCAGCCCCGACGGGGACAACGGCTTTCCCGGGACCGTCGAAGCGATCGCCGAGTACAGCTGGAATGACGCCGATGAGCTGAAAATCGTCTATTCCGCGACGACCGACCAAGCGACGCATGTCAATTTGACCAACCACAGCTACTGGAACCTGCGTGGGGCCGGATCCGGAACGGCCAAAGGCCACGTCGCGACCATCCAGGCCGATCAGTACTTGGACGTTGACGACGACTTGATTCCGACCGGCGAGTCCAACGACGTGGCCGAAACACCGCTGGATTTTCGGACCCCGACCCCGCTGGGCGATCGCGTCGATCAGCTGCCGGCAACCAAGGGCTATGACCACTGCTACATCGTTCGCGGCGAGCCAGGTCAGCTACGCAAGGCGGCGCTGGTGGTCGATCCGGAATCGGGGCGAACGCTGGAGATCGAAACGACCCAGCCGGGCATCCAGCTGTACACCGCCAACCATCTCGGCGGCGGCCCCGAAACCGGCGGCAACGGATCCCACGACGCATTCTGTTTGGAGACGCAGCATTATCCCGATGCCCCCAACAAGCCGAATTTCCCCAGCACCCTGCTGCGTCCGGGCGACTCGATGTCCGAAACCACGATCCACCGGTTCGGCGTGCAGTGAGAATGGTGGGGGACGCGGAATTCGCTGGCAGCTTGGCAGGAGGCCTCAACTGACATCAGCCAGGTCCAGCAAGCGGTCCCGCTTCTTAGTCGCCTGCACAAATCTGGTAGGAAGATTTCGGGGGTAAGAAAATTATTGGTGCGCGCCCCCTTTCGATTCTGCAAATCTTCCTACCTCCAAAATCTTCCTACCTCTCCACCCTGCCGCGACGTCCTTTCGATCCGGTGAGAATGAAGAAAAGGGATGGCAGAATGATGAGCTGCACGTCGGCGGGGGCCGAACGGTTGGTCCGACGAGTCGGATATCCTAGTCCACCATGAATTACAGCTCGCGGAGTTTGATGTTTCGGTAGTGGACCTCCAGCGGCGGACCGCTGTGGACTTGCAGCGCGATCACTCCGTCGCGTTCGATGTCGGGGTCTTGTTCGGTGTAGTCGACGGTTTGGACGCCGTTCAAGAAGATCTGAATCCGGTCGCCGCGGGCGATGATTTTCAACGTGTTCCAATCGCCGCGTCGGACGGCTTTCATCGCGATCTCGGGGGATTCGGCCAAGAACTTTCGCCGCCGCGATTCGTCGTACAACGCGCCCCAGCAGGTGCCGTTGGGCATGAATCCGATGTCGGCCTGGTAACCGATCACTTCGGTGTCATCGGGGATCCGTTTGGTGCGGAACTGCACACCGGCGTTATTGCCTTGGCCGACCAGTTTTGCGTCGACGGTCAATTCAAAATCGCGATAGGTCTTGTTGGTGCACAGGAACTGG containing:
- a CDS encoding lactate racemase domain-containing protein, with product MTSYFETGSESTSLTSDDLRAALEETFAKIGQPNKALLLPPDHTRLFSRAGEITALCHEMLGQRVADIMPALGTHSPMKPEQLSHMFPGVPLDLFRPHRWRDDVVTLGTVPASFVSDVTGGLYNKPWKAQVNKMLRDGGHDLIFSIGQVVPHEVIGMANYNKNVFVGTGGVEGINESHYLSAVYGIEQTLGRADTPLRQILNYAQDEFCKGMPIVYALTVIQQMPDGTLHTRGLYIGDDHETFFKAAELAYKVNITHLEKPPQHVVAYLDPSEFKSTWLGNKAIYRTRLAIATGGRLTILGPAVEEFGEDGEIDRLIRKYGYRTKNEIVQLVAENEDLAANPSAAAHLVHGSHENRFEVVYGAGKLSADEIASVGYTPGDINALMNRYDVSKLTDGWHTDVDGSEFYFIQNPALGLWQAELS
- a CDS encoding DUF1501 domain-containing protein, with the protein product MSDDHRTRFPAGSKRSRRYFLERCSNGFGAAALTAMMHGQGFGNTPASKAEPALPAGAAMRRFHHAPKVKHVIFCYMSGGVSHVDSFDPKPKLEQLHGQPMPVQVERTQFNRNGNVMASPFKFTPRGDSGMPISDLFPEIASVADELAVVRSMTTPVNEHAQGNFVMHSGFPFMGHPSAGAWCSYGLGSENENLPGFVVLQSGSAIVPHGGLSLFSSGFLPAQHQGSILKADKVEAIRNIRPRGLQDDQQRRMEFAKSFDEQFLSDTGGDAQVEAAIENYETAFRMQTSVPELCDISGESDLTRRQYGLDSSDPEKAAYARQCLLARRLVERGVRFVELSCLTKGIGAGGAANPWDQHGDLEKGHRAMGFQVDQPIAALIKDLRARGLLEETLIVWAGEFGRTPFSQGSNGRDHNPQGFSVWLAGGGVKGGTIYGATDELGYHAVENACTVYDLWATVLHLLGVDHEKLTYRYSGRDMRLTDVFGNVLTDILS
- a CDS encoding tRNA dihydrouridine synthase, with product MTGPLGELNGGTLHATDRHVAPGDRAAATASPNRYRELKIGDVAIGFPVVQAALSGYSDLPMRVIARRHGASYSVCEVMLDQFLLALGKRQKTKHFLDIHPDEHPVGGQLMGAEPEQFSLGALKLVEAGFDIIDVNFGCPVKKVLGRCRGGFHLSQPEVAIEILQRTRDIVPPQIPVTVKMRRGIDDSAESRDAFFEILDGARDAGLAAATVHGRTVVQRYVGPSRWEFLRDVKSHVGGSMQILGSGDLFSAADCLRMIDQTGIDGVTVARGAIGNPWIFQQARALASGKPLPEPPTLFQQAAVMREHFALCEQTYGEARAPLLMRKFAIKYSQSHPQYETVRLSLVKLKTRADFEAALQLHYGNDGPGRMIPRDCHGSQEEK
- the rimI gene encoding ribosomal protein S18-alanine N-acetyltransferase, which translates into the protein MIRRDMPSVLAIEQNCFEFAWTEEDFIRCLRQRNCIGMVAEKDDEIVGFMIYELHKNRLHILNFAVHPDQRRNGVGNSMCSKLFGKLSHERRNRIMLEVRETNLDAQLFFKNLGFRAISVLRDFYDDTVEDAYLMQYRYHPTASEIAQPGNRISRMAG
- a CDS encoding DUF1015 domain-containing protein, with the protein product MPRVKPFRAVRPTAEKAAQVASVPYDVVNREEAASLAEGNADSFLHVVRPDIDLPADTDPYADEIYAKAAENLQRLVGDGVLQQDDAEAVFLYRQIMNGKSQVGVVCCCHVEDYENNLILKHEFTRPAKEDDRTRHVMTLNAHAGPVFLTYRDNPDLNGLVAAAIRETPLYDFTASDGVQHTVWRIEKSASYVAALTAVPEFYVADGHHRAASAWRAGKARREANPDHNGNEEYNWFLTVLFPASQLNILAYNRIIKDLNDQTPDQIRERLAAVGSLEETTQPVPDRAGTFCVYLDGKWWRLRVPADSIDHHDAINSLDVAILEQRVIRPIFGIEDVRTDPRIDFVGGIRGTKELEKRVDSGEWAFAVSMFPTSIEQLMAVSDAGEVMPPKSTWFEPKLRSGLLTHLLD
- a CDS encoding aldose epimerase family protein, with the translated sequence MKIETASFGTADDQPITRYTLVNSSGHKVSVMNYGATLLDVEVPDRDGTLANVNLSFDNLDRYVAGHPYFGSSVGRFCNRIGNAKFTIDGTEYALVVNHGKHQLHGGNKNFSYQVWSAETLEQDGSVGVRFRLTSPDGDNGFPGTVEAIAEYSWNDADELKIVYSATTDQATHVNLTNHSYWNLRGAGSGTAKGHVATIQADQYLDVDDDLIPTGESNDVAETPLDFRTPTPLGDRVDQLPATKGYDHCYIVRGEPGQLRKAALVVDPESGRTLEIETTQPGIQLYTANHLGGGPETGGNGSHDAFCLETQHYPDAPNKPNFPSTLLRPGDSMSETTIHRFGVQ
- a CDS encoding exonuclease domain-containing protein: MAFLANFTAIDFETANRRRDSACQLAAVVVRDGQIADERMWMIRPDPFFFSPGNIRIHGIKPADVQHEPHFGDAWDEIRDFFGDDCLIAHNAPFDIGVLIGCLQRHHCAIPELRFSCTRLIARQTWPDRRRFGLKPLADWLGVQFKHHDALEDSRACAKVLLAAGIARSAESIEDLEDKLRIVRGKAGEWGVSHAAKKGRPKKSTAKRKTDKGLPKRTLRRGSGLSLPLPANPFDERSYGEPKQGSITREAPPAYGSSTTVSQDPQPSEIDWQRLSIRAEFIQPLRGKQIVIVGQLRVITNDQAIDLTRRGGGVHQADVDESTNCVVIGTSEVDRQKVDQLTDRKELQIISESEFLTMIGL
- a CDS encoding 3-keto-disaccharide hydrolase; this translates as MPSVLRSTFLCGCSCATVLATALFLPALLLPASSSAADTSTGDQVQLFDGKTLDGWNGDEKWFRVQDGAIIAGSASEKIPANQFLCTNKTYRDFELTVDAKLVGQGNNAGVQFRTKRIPDDTEVIGYQADIGFMPNGTCWGALYDESRRRKFLAESPEIAMKAVRRGDWNTLKIIARGDRIQIFLNGVQTVDYTEQDPDIERDGVIALQVHSGPPLEVHYRNIKLREL